One window of Populus nigra chromosome 5, ddPopNigr1.1, whole genome shotgun sequence genomic DNA carries:
- the LOC133693806 gene encoding ABC transporter I family member 10, translated as MDLPALFRAAAPPNIPPLHSAPSPRSNYIIEKDNNIAIEGRNLNFSIKTRKGDLVPILKDCSLSIPSGQLWMLLGPNGCGKSTLLKILAGLLNPTSGTLYLKRPKSFVFQNPDHQVVMPTVEADVSFGLGKLNLTEDEVKCTVSKALNAVGMSAYMQRPVQTLSGGQKQRVAIAGALAEACKVLLLDELTTFLDETDQVGVIKAVKNSLNASDDVTALWVTHRLEELEYADGALYMENGKVVKQGDGSSIMNFIEARQSSYINRINS; from the exons ATGGATCTCCCCGCTCTGTTTCGTGCTGCTGCTCCTCCCAACATTCCCCCTCTTCACTCCGCTCCATCCCCAAG GAGTAATTACATTATTGAGAAAGACAATAATATTGCCATTGAAGGTAGGAATCTAAACTTCTCAATAAAAACAAGGAAAGGGGATTTAGTTCCCATTCTTAAGGACTGTTCTCTTAGTATTCCATCTGGGCAGCTTTGGATGCTTCTTGGACCTAATGGGTGTGGAAAATCTACCCTTTTGAAG ATTCTGGCTGGTCTTTTGAATCCAACTAGTGGAACCTTGTATCTGAAAAGGCCTAAGAGCTTTGTTTTTCAGAATCCAGACCATCAG GTTGTGATGCCTACAGTCGAAGCTGATGTATCATTTGGCCTTGGGAAGTTGAACCTGACTGAGGATGAAGTTAAGTGCACGGTGTCAAAAGCTTTGAATGCTGTGGGAATGTCTGCCTACATGCAA AGGCCAGTTCAAACTCTCAGCGGCGGTCAGAAACAAAGGGTTGCGATTGCTGGTGCTCTAGCTGAAGCATGTAAAGTGCTCTTATTGGATGAGCTAACAACATTCTTAGATGAAACTGATCAG GTTGGTGTGATCAAAGCCGTAAAGAACTCCTTGAATGCATCTGATGATGTTACGGCTCTATGGGTGACCCATCGATTGGAAGAACTTGAATATGCAGACGGTGCTTTATACATGGAAAATGGGAAGGTTGTCAAACAGGGTGATGGATCAAGCATAATGAATTTCATCGAAGCCAGACAATCCTCTTACATCAACCGAATTAATTCTTGA
- the LOC133694282 gene encoding disease resistance protein RPV1-like — MASSSSAVTPLWKYDVFLSFRGADVRHNFLRHLYDALDQNEIETFIDYKLGAGEELSRILLEKIEQSNVSIVIFAKNYADSPWCLEELEKILECRQTLQQIVIPVFYHVDPTHVRELSNSYGNALAEHQKKISSDKVDNWKRVLIEIADLEGWHFNDTKKESELVQEIVDYIRKELKPLSSSNFGNLVEIVSCIEKVDDSEYFM, encoded by the exons ATGGCGTCAAGCTCTTCCGCCGTTACTCCTCTATGGAAGTATGATGTGTTCCTTAGTTTTAGAGGTGCTGACGTCCGCCATAATTTCCTTAGACATCTTTATGATGCTCTAGATCAAAATGAAATCGAAACATTTATCGACTACAAACTTGGTGCTGGAGAAGAGCTCTCACGGATCCTCTTGGAAAAAATCGAACAATCAAATGTTTCAATCGTCATTTTCGCCAAAAACTATGCAGATTCTCCTTGGTGTTTGGAAGAACTGGAGAAGATCCTCGAATGCAGGCAAACGTTACAGCAAATTGTTATACCAGTATTTTACCATGTTGATCCAACCCATGTCCGAGAGCTGAGTAACAGTTATGGAAATGCACTTGCCGAGCATCAGAAAAAAATCAGTTCAGACAAGGTGGACAATTGGAAACGTGTTTTGATCGAAATAGCTGATCTAGAAGGCTGGCATTTTAATGACACTAA GAAAGAGTCTGAACTAGTCCAGGAAATTGTTGATTACATTAGGAAGGAGCTAAAACCTTTATCCTCAAGCAATTTTGGTAACTTGGTTGAAATTGTTTCATGTATTGAAAAGGTTGATGATAGTGAATATTTTATGTAA